One Manihot esculenta cultivar AM560-2 chromosome 6, M.esculenta_v8, whole genome shotgun sequence DNA segment encodes these proteins:
- the LOC110616476 gene encoding putative kinase-like protein TMKL1: protein MDSNSLLKLILGLTSATIFISLMVVIFLYFKNRARNDSIDVESPELKHGDEKEMEDLLTFQGGQDLTISDILDAPGEVIGKSNYGTLYKALLHRSNCVRLLRFLRPVCIARAKDFEEAIQLLGSIRHPNLVPLVGFYAGPRGEKLLVHPFFRRGSMAQFIRDGNADSHKWTIIYRISLGIAKGLDHLHTGLQKPVIHGNLKSKNILLDRNYQPYISDFGLHLLLNPTAGQEMLEASAADGYKAPELIKMKDASELTDIYSLGIILLELLSGKEPISENPTPNDDFHLPNFMRNAVLDRRITDLYHPDILLSNHNDNEGPVTEECVLKFFQLAMACCSPSPSLRPTIRQVLWKLEEIGR, encoded by the exons ATGGATAGCAACAGTTTGCTGAAACTCATTCTTGGGCTAACTTCGGCTACGATTTTCATCAGTCTCATGGTCGTCATCTTTCTTTACTTCAAAAACAGGGCAAGAAATGACTCCATTGACGTAGAGAGCCCTGAACTCAAGCATGGGGATGAGAAAGAAATGGAGGACTTGTTGACATTTCAAGGTGGGCAAGACCTCACAATCAGTGACATTCTTGATGCTCCAGGAGAGGTGATAGGAAAATCCAACTATGGTACCTTGTACAAGGCCTTATTGCACAGGAGCAACTGTGTGAGGCTGCTTAGGTTCTTGAGGCCAGTTTGCATTGCAAGGGCTAAAGATTTTGAGGAGGCGATACAGCTGCTGGGCAGCATTAGACATCCTAATTTAGTCCCTCTTGTGGGGTTCTATGCAGGGCCGAGAGGTGAAAAGCTTCTTGTTCACCCCTTCTTCAGACGTGGCAGTATGGCTCAGTTCATCAGAG ATGGGAATGCTGACTCTCACAAATGGACCATCATTTATAGGATATCTCTTGGTATAGCCAAAGGATTGGATCATCTTCACACAGGATTACAGAAGCCTGTAATTCATGGGAATCTCAAGTCAAAAAACATATTGTTGGATCGCAATTACCAGCCATACATATCAGATTTTGGCCTGCACCTTCTCTTGAATCCTACTGCTGGACAAGAAATGCTTGAAGCTTCTGCAGCTGATGGATACAAAGCTCCTGAGCTTATCAAAATGAAAGATGCAAGTGAGCTGACTGATATATACAGCCTTGGGATAATCTTGCTTGAACTACTTTCAGGGAAGGAGCCAATTAGTGAGAATCCGACCCCTAACGATGATTTTCATCTGCCAAATTTCATGAGAAATGCAGTCCTTGATCGGAGAATCACAGATTTATACCATCCAGATATACTTCTTAGCAATCATAATGATAATGAAGGACCTGTTACTGAGGAATGTGTGCTCAAGTTCTTTCAGCTTGCCATGGCTTGTtgttctccttctccttctcttaGACCAACCATTAGGCAAGTACTGTGGAAGCTTGAAGAAATTGGTAGATAG